GGACCAGCTATTTTAAGAGGAGTCAACTTCACCAATGCAAATCACGAGACCATTTTCAAAGccaaatttacacataaaaactgattttattatattagacaagcacatttttttttatcatttattaaCACAATATCTTTTATAAAAAGAACATGAAGAGTCACTCTTTTCAGTCActcttttcatacaaaatttgtttcTAGTCCATTAACACATCTCTCTTCCAGGGTCGATCATCTTCTTCAATATGGATAATATTGGCTGGGATTGTAAGGCATAGCAGCACCATAACCACCATATCCACCATAACCAGCAGGAACAGGCGCAATATATGGGATGGGCGCTGAATAAGCACCAGCCGAGCCGTATGATTGAGGAGCAGGAGCAGCGCAAGCTACAGGCGCTACGTTAGGTTGACAACTGAAGAGATAGTTCTTGGGGCAAGGTGGTGCTGGAATAGTGGCGGCACTACCATACGAGGCACCACCATATGCGGCCTTACGGAAACGTGTCAAATCGAATGCAGGTTGAATATTTTGTTCGGCTTCAGCTTCTGGCGCAGCAGAATCGGAGCTGGTGGCACTGCTTGTTGGAATACCTGCGGCAACAAAAACGGAGGCGGCAAAGAGAGCAATGCAAATGAAGAATTTCATCTTGGACGGAACGAATTTCAGGGCGTACGTGTAAGTAATGAAACTTAAACTGCGGAACTTATAAAAGTGAACTGAGCTCTTGAAAGGTCGGCATTCAAGTTTTAtactgaaaattattttaaaaaaaaatgtacgaaTTGCTTTTTTCACCGCAATCAATAATTTTGTTTGTGggtgttgttttttgtttttttttttagtttttggtcATTCCCGTTTTGCTAAAGTCGGCGAAAAGTCTTCCAAAACTGCAACGTTCaatatattttcatttccctttttataaaattttttttgctgaatTTCATAAAGTTTTTCTTGTGAATACGAGTAAGTATGTAATGAGCAGTTCATCCGGcttcataaaaacatgattttgcATTTTATGTGCAAGCATTATTTGTATTaagttttatgtttattaattttattctacTTATGCTCGAGACATTAAGGTGTCAATGCCTAACATGAAGTTGATATAATTAGTTatgctttttactctttttatttattactatatttataGAAGATGGCTTTCTTCTTTGTACAAATATTTCAGAGCGGAATTCAGGAAACTAGCCAAGCACTTTTCAGTAACTTTCTGACCAGCTAGGgataataaaaagaagaaaaatcagaATCCGGTGACAAAGCTGTATAGAGAAGTATTTCCGCAAGGTGGCGCACGGATACTGAAATCTAGCAAACTCTTGCACAATCGGGGAATCTTGAGATCAATTCTTACGCAAATTTACTGTAAGCTAAAACTCTGAAGCTTGGAGCATTTTTCAGGACTTGTGGCAGCGTAGTAATAAGAAATCTGATCCTTGAAAGCGGCAgccaaaaatataaattatagcaaACCGTagcgaaatatttagaaaaaacatAAACTACGCTGAaataaatggtgctagtaaaatcaacaaatcggttctgttgttcttgacttaacggattccgtgaaattgatcgaattaagGTTATggttcgaccgagttctttgtcaagcgaacaaattagtttagtcatttcaacagaagcgAAATTGTCGTtcttaaattaacaaaattctgtaaaattgacagattcctaatcaatctaactgatttttctgttaacacaactgatctcacagGTAATTTCTACGGCGAtaaactgtcaatacatgagcaagtttcaaagagaattttacgttcactccgctctctactttgtacttatgacgatggtgccacttgttaaaaaaaacaccaaaataagaaaaccatcaaatcgaaaaaacacacaaaatgggaaaacaataaaaaactagtttttcagttatcaatacaaaaagaaaaaacccttttttgaagttactgtgcaaaaaattatgagataccgggacaacTATTAATCGGGTGCAATTtcgcaacttctcgtccaagcgaatgcaaaattgcgccctcttgttgcaaaagttttgcttgaacgaacagaatttttccaaagatagtaacattttgttcaagttttatgaattttcactcacgcgaacgaattcaataagataatacaaaaaaaacttcctttttaacgttgatgtttccgacaaaataaaagtttgagttgttttggaatcgtttcaacttaaagtgttaccaaaattaaacttgccgaattacatataaagttactccagtggtgaattaccttcctgcgatttgattctttacttttctataacttacaagttctctttttaaaattttacgtcaaacatttatactacaagttttgttcgaaacaatcaagtgtggcaactacatgcgagagaagaaattgagaatgagctgagctgcaactgaaataattgagaatcagttttgtgactattattttcatttctatattcatatgtatgtatatgtagcaagcatgcgtatttatgtattcacaaatttacgtatttatatggcggccgccgtggtgtgatggtagcgtgctccgcctaccacaccgaagaccttgggttcacaccccgggaaaagcaacataaaaattttataaacaagctttttcaattagaagaaacattttctaagcggaggcgccccttgcagatgccgttcggagtcggcataaaacaagtaggtcgcgtaccgccaatttgtaagaaaaattaaaaaggagcacgacgcaatttggaggagaagttcggcctaaaatctcttcggaggttatcgcgccttacatttatttatttatatggcaacataggtactttcgtacaaagctgtcgcaacaactttttttgttcattcgaCTACTAAAATGgttaattacgaatcaacgatttgtgcgcagttgattcaacatcttgttgcgatggataaaaatttacagaaatttcggctgAATTGCCCGTATTTcgtttgattttaccagtatttttctttcagtgaatatttaaaaaatgctcaaaataataattttgttattttaaaatagaattaggtttaatctggctaaaAACCTAATTTTAATAGCCTAATTGGGGGCTAAGTAAAAGGTCTGCAATTTTATGTTATGTTTTCTAAAGGGCTCCCCAATTCATTACCTGCCGATCTGTGTACTCCTCTAAGAATTAGTTCCACTACTCATCAAGATAGGGCTTCGGTAGAAACTAATAATTTCATTATAGATAAGGGGGTGATTTTTGATTTATTCGCATTCTGAATGGGATATTATAAGATAAAcaataaatactaaattaataAAAGCTGCTTACATGATTTGTCCAACTTTTTCCATGGATTCAACCACAATTCGTTGTTAATCTATTTTTGAGACGCTCTGTGTGGAATAAgccatatacattagactgggtcgatttattaaccgatatcgcgccattgatttttcgaattgatttttcgataggatttggaatcaggaaaaaaagttccactacgcatactgagcccaaattctaccgaaaaatcgatggcgcgatatcggttaactttcgtccatacaaatcgacccaggttaatatacatattaacCAAACAATAGCCTAAAATTGTTTTTTAGAACtgataaataaacaaattctGCGAAACTAGCACTTTTTTGTTTGATATTGTTTTAAGTGGAATGAAACCTATTCCCCAATTTAGAAAACATATTAAAGCAATATTTAAAGCATCAttacggacaaggcgacagctgtttcgattataccttttgtGTAAATATCTTCAATCTCTTCTTTTTTGATTGAAAAATTTTCGACTGCTGTTGTGCCAATTTTTATAAAGGTAATCTTACGAAATATTTTGTATCAACTctatataaatttaattgcatTAAATGCagttttataaagaaaaaaataattattcaaCATAATGCTTAATAAACAGAATGAGACATAACAAAGGAAGCGGTGAAGGTACAAGTAAATTCGGGTCATTAGCCCTTAAGTAAAAATGGTTTAGATAGGCAGCTGAAAACCATTGGCGGCATCTGAGGTATAGCCGGAAAAGTGATTGGATTCATATGCACAAGATTTTGTGCTCGCTGGATCCCCAAAATCGTTTTAAATTCACAGCTTCAAATTTTTGCCATTTCAAAATTGCATTTTTAAGCCTAAGTAGGTTTGAAAAAGTCTATGATTTATACTTAAACGAAATATGTATTCGCATT
The DNA window shown above is from Eurosta solidaginis isolate ZX-2024a chromosome 2, ASM4086904v1, whole genome shotgun sequence and carries:
- the LOC137242861 gene encoding vitelline membrane protein Vm26Aa-like is translated as MKFFICIALFAASVFVAAGIPTSSATSSDSAAPEAEAEQNIQPAFDLTRFRKAAYGGASYGSAATIPAPPCPKNYLFSCQPNVAPVACAAPAPQSYGSAGAYSAPIPYIAPVPAGYGGYGGYGAAMPYNPSQYYPY